From the genome of Leishmania infantum JPCM5 genome chromosome 34, one region includes:
- a CDS encoding protein phosphatase 2C-like protein → MPAEKKSDATATRKPDSPHSPKSPTSAGATTAFTSAKKKSILRPKQKPPTVPVNKSSSTSSSTSVGKHPHFLSPLPASSPTRPRDPAKTGLPPQAPPPSTGVEDASAPQSACDGSHGKGHQANHVVVPSNMSSAAPSRQNSTTLHPLCRHSSLRKTAFVVVDYGATAEQGTRKTMEDQHTMLSEGIPFFGVYDGHGGTQCAEYLRDQLHGLILGHPEVKTNPEKAIVDGIVEADRAFLARSEAETNESGSVCAVALIIDDKLVVGNVGDAEVVLSHNAKPVVLTVRHNIASNPSEEERIRSVGGKVCHNRVGHPNYNPAVVSLAVTRAIGDAGFKLAKYTDGKPSGVIAVPETSVTRLTDEDEFLVIGCDGLWDVMTYAEVVDFCSQRLQEGVPAQCIAEELAQAALTKGSTDNVTAMLVHLTRREGPLSTREFVPEAAVSTSTRNLSEEP, encoded by the coding sequence ATGCCGGcagagaagaagagcgacgcgacagcgacgcggaaACCCGACTCACCTCACTCGCCCAAGTCGCCAACCTCCGCCGGCGCGACAACAGCCTTCACTTCTGCGAAGAAGAAGTCTATCCTGCGTCCGAAGCAGAAACCGCCGACAGTTCCCGTGAACAAGAGCAGCTCTACGAGCAGTAGTACATCCGTGGGCAAACACCCACATTTTCTCTCGCCACTGCCAGCGAGCTCACCGACGAGACCGCGCGACCCAGCAAAGACTGGCCTACCCCCGCAAGCGCCGCCCCCTTCTACAGGCGTAGAGGATGCATCCGCACCGCAGTCGGCCTGCGACGGCAGTCACGGCAAGGGCCATCAAGCTAACCACGTGGTCGTTCCTTCCAATATgagctccgcagcgccgtcgcggcagaACTCGACGACGCTGCACCCCCTTTGCCGCCACAGTAGCTTGCGCAAGACTGCCTTCGTTGTCGTCGACTACGGCGCGACCGCTGAGCAGGGCACCCGCAAGACGATGGAGGATCAGCATACGATGCTGTCCGAGGGGATTCCGTTTTTCGGCGTCTACGACGGTCACGGCGGCACCCAATGTGCGGAGTACCTCCGCGACCAATTGCACGGGCTCATCCTCGGCCATCCAGAGGTGAAGACTAATCCCGAGAAGGCCATCGTCGATGGCATAGTAGAGGCTGACCGAGCCTTCCTCGCCCGCTCCGAGGCGGAGACAAACGAGTCTggcagcgtctgcgcggTTGCTTTGATCATAGATGACAAGCTTGTAGTAGGAAACGTAGGCGACGCCGAAGTTGTGCTTTCGCACAACGCAAAGCCAGTAGTTCTCACCGTGCGACACAACATCGCCAGTAACccgagcgaggaggagcgaatTCGGTCTGTAGGGGGCAAGGTGTGCCACAATCGCGTCGGACATCCGAACTACAACCCGGCGGTCGTTAGTCTTGCCGTGACACGCGCCATCGGAGATGCAGGCTTCAAGCTTGCCAAGTACACGGATGGCAAGCCCTCCGGAGTGATCGCTGTTCCGGAGACGTCGGTTACCCGACTGACGGATGAGGATGAGTTTCTCGTGATCGGCTGCGACGGACTCTGGGATGTCATGACATACGCAGAAGTGGTGGACTTTTGCTCCCAACGATTACAGGAAGGCGTGCCGGCGCAGTGCATCGCCGAGGAGTTAGCTCAGGCAGCTCTCACGAAAGGGAGCACTGATAATGTTACTGCCATGCTGGTTCACCTGACACGCCGGGAGGGACCTCTGAGCACGCGCGAGTTCGTGCCTGAAGCGGCTGTATCGACCTCAACGCGCAACCTCTCCGAAGAACCTTAG